One Candidatus Polarisedimenticolia bacterium DNA window includes the following coding sequences:
- a CDS encoding sensor domain-containing diguanylate cyclase, translated as MKARDETLPAAGSPGSRDPASGRRDLLRSVLEIASALTSKEDLPGVLGTITRELSLLVPIDQASIALLEENTQDLSMRLTYSRGATLLPAEGKRVPVAVDNPLGWVVLHQRPLWRNDLEADLRFAENPEGGGMKSDMVVPLEIHGRTLGTLNLASSTRHAFTAADFDILQRCGQLAAVAVENSLLYRQTRELSLIDPLTGIYNHRHFKHLLGVEIGRAQRYSRTMSLLMIDVDNFKRINDTLGHPIGDRVLRGISRILGEGLRRSDVLARYGGEEFAVILQETEHDAARGVAEKLCRDVEQKASFPDGREGQVRATISLGLAFFPQDAQNEEDLVRLADEALYRAKTSGKNRVSS; from the coding sequence TTGAAAGCCCGGGATGAGACCCTCCCGGCCGCCGGCTCGCCCGGCTCCCGGGATCCCGCCTCGGGCCGGAGAGATCTTCTTCGATCGGTTCTCGAGATAGCCTCGGCCCTGACCAGCAAGGAGGACCTGCCCGGGGTCCTCGGCACGATCACCCGCGAGCTTTCGCTGCTGGTTCCGATCGATCAGGCCAGCATCGCCCTCCTCGAAGAGAACACCCAGGATCTTTCGATGCGCCTCACCTACTCGCGGGGTGCCACCCTGCTTCCCGCCGAGGGGAAGAGGGTGCCGGTGGCCGTCGACAATCCGCTGGGCTGGGTGGTGCTCCACCAGCGGCCCCTCTGGAGGAACGATCTCGAGGCCGATCTTCGCTTCGCCGAGAATCCCGAAGGGGGCGGGATGAAGAGCGACATGGTCGTTCCCCTGGAGATCCACGGCCGCACCCTGGGAACGCTGAATCTCGCCTCGAGCACGCGGCACGCCTTCACGGCCGCCGATTTTGACATTCTGCAGCGCTGCGGGCAGCTGGCGGCGGTGGCGGTGGAGAACAGCCTCCTCTACCGGCAGACCCGGGAGCTGTCGCTGATCGATCCCCTCACCGGAATCTACAATCACCGTCACTTCAAGCACCTCCTCGGCGTGGAGATAGGCCGGGCGCAGCGCTATTCGCGCACCATGTCGCTGCTCATGATCGACGTGGACAATTTCAAGAGAATCAACGACACGCTCGGCCACCCGATCGGCGACCGCGTGCTGCGCGGCATCTCCCGGATCCTCGGAGAGGGGTTGCGCCGCTCCGACGTCCTGGCGCGCTACGGCGGCGAGGAGTTCGCGGTCATTCTGCAGGAAACCGAGCACGACGCGGCCCGAGGAGTCGCCGAGAAGCTCTGCCGGGACGTCGAGCAGAAAGCCTCCTTCCCGGACGGCCGGGAAGGGCAGGTGCGGGCTACGATCAGCCTGGGTCTGGCCTTCTTTCCGCAGGACGCGCAGAACGAAGAGGATCTCGTGCGCCTCGCCGACGAGGCGCTGTATCGCGCCAAGACCTCCGGCAAGAACCGCGTTTCCTCCTAA